In Humulus lupulus chromosome 7, drHumLupu1.1, whole genome shotgun sequence, the following are encoded in one genomic region:
- the LOC133790594 gene encoding putative F-box protein PP2-B12, producing the protein MADFPEGCIADIISFTTPRDACRLCSVSTTFRSAAESDTVWERFLPPDSSSLVARSTLVPTFSRLKDLYISLCDQPLLIDGGRKSFSLEKETGKKCFMISARELCIIWGDTPQYWKWISSPDARFEEVALLLQVCWLEISGKIEVSMLSPLTLYTAYLVFKVRHEDFYGFKTQVGNTTIGFVGSGEIVRGTAAVDGDYYEREEGDGHNYPKERRDGWMEIELGEFFYDGRQEGELEMKFQDLSSHWKDGLIVLGIEIRPK; encoded by the exons atgGCCGATTTTCCCGAAGGCTGCATTGCCGATATCATCTCCTTCACCACTCCTCGCGACGCATGCCGCCTCTGTTCGGTGTCCACCACCTTCAGGTCCGCCGCCGAATCCGACACCGTGTGGGAGAGGTTTCTCCCACCCGATTCCTCCTCCCTCGTCGCTCGATCCACACTTGTTCCGACCTTCTCTCGCCTTAAAGACTTGTACATCTCCCTCTGCGATCAACCCTTACTCATCGATGGGGGTAGAAAG AGCTTTTCATTGGAGAAGGAGACCGGAAAAAAGTGTTTCATGATATCTGCGAGAGAGCTCTGTATCATTTGGGGTGATACTCCTCAATATTGGAAATGGATTTCTTCACCTGATGCTag GTTTGAAGAAGTGGCTCTGCTCCTTCAGGTGTGTTGGTTGGAGATCAGTGGGAAGATTGAGGTTTCGATGCTATCTCCATTGACACTGTACACTGCATATCTGGTCTTCAAGGTAAGGCATGAAGATTTTTATGGATTCAAAACCCAAGTAGGAAATACTACAATTGGATTTGTGGGATCGGGAGAGATTGTTCGGGGAACAGCGGCTGTAGACGGCGATTACTACGAAAGAGAAGAAGGAGATGGGCATAACTATCCGAAGGAGAGAAGAGATGGGTGGATGGAAATTgagctgggtgagtttttctacGATGGAAGACAAGAGGGTGAGCTGGAAATGAAGTTTCAGGATTTGAGTAGCCATTGGAAGGATGGTCTCATTGTTCTTGGCATCGAAATTAGACCAAAATAA
- the LOC133790595 gene encoding F-box protein PP2-B10-like has product MGTVMGIEMEGETGKVGCDDGGSDGEAVDYFYMLPEGCIAHIVSLTSPQDACRLCLVSSIFKSAAESDAVWERFLPPGYNSFISRSSSSSVDSSDYRRLSKKDLYFSLCDSPVLFDEGRKSFSLDKMSGKKCYMLSARALSIVWGDTPRYWAWIPTPETRFGDVAELISVCWFEIRGKIDIRMLSPSTLYTANFVFKPTVGAYGFELQTLDAIVGLVGGQKSTRSVYLNDVAEQGSRRSQIVPRRMGLLFRNRRNMETEISTPRSDRNRNRDIYSNNEHNRPKERGDGWMEVELGEFFYDGGQEGELEINVLEVKGGNWKGGLIVQGIEIRPKKI; this is encoded by the exons ATGGGAACTGTAATGGGGATCGAAATGGAAGGAGAAACGGGAAAGGTCGGTTGCGACGACGGCGGTAGCGACGGTGAGGCGGTGGATTACTTTTACATGTTGCCGGAAGGTTGCATAGCGCATATTGTGTCGTTGACCAGTCCACAAGATGCTTGCCGGTTGTGTTTGGTGTCGTCCATTTTCAAATCGGCAGCCGAATCCGACGCCGTTTGGGAGAGGTTCCTCCCGCCGGGGTACAATTCCTTCATCTCTCGCTCTTCCTCCTCCTCCGTCGATTCTTCTGATTATCGTCGTTTGTCGAAGAAGGACCTCTATTTCTCTCTCTGCGATTCGCCTGTCCTCTTTGACGAGGGTAGAAAG AGCTTCTCATTGGACAAAATGAGTGGAAAAAAATGCTACATGCTATCAGCAAGGGCACTCTCTATTGTTTGGGGTGACACTCCAAGGTATTGGGCATGGATTCCTACCCCAGAGACCAG ATTTGGAGATGTGGCCGAGCTTATTAGCGTCTGCTGGTTCGAAATCCGGGGCAAGATTGACATTCGAATGCTGTCTCCGTCTACATTGTACACTGCAAATTTCGTGTTCAAGCCCACTGTGGGTGCTTATGGATTTGAACTTCAAACACTAGATGCAATAGTTGGACTTGTTGGAGGGCAGAAATCTACGCGCTCGGTGTATTTAAATGATGTAGCAGAGCAAGGGAGTCGTAGGAGTCAGATTGTGCCGCGGCGTATGGGGCTGTTATTTCGAAACCGCAGAAACATGGAGACAGAAATATCGACACCCAGATCAGATAGGAACAGGAATAGGGATATATATAGTAATAATGAGCATAACCGTCCAAAAGAGAGAGGAGATGGGTGGATGGAAGTGGAGCTTGGTGAGTTTTTCTACGATGGAGGACAAGAAGGGGAGTTGGAAATTAATGTTTTGGAAGTGAAAGGTGGTAATTGGAAAGGTGGTCTCATTGTTCAAGGGATCGAAATCAGGCCAAAAAAGATCTAG
- the LOC133791324 gene encoding probable serine/threonine-protein kinase PBL25 has protein sequence MSCFPCFTSQRTKKSSSRNENGESRNVSGAKSPENKKEDEDKYINAKSFTFRELASATKNFRQECLLGEGGFGRVYKGTILATGQVVAVKQLDRNGLQGNKDFLSEVSTLSLIHHPNLVNLIGYCADGDQRLLVYEYVAGRCLNNHLLDREPNQKVLDWFTRIKIGFGIATGLEYLHEKANPPVIYRDLKSANVLLDDDLNPKLSDFGLANLGRGGDTHISSRVMGTYGYSAPEYTRGGQLTLHSDIYSFGVVFLELITGRKAIDTTRPNAEQNLVSWAQPFFRDPKKFPALADPLLNGKFPEKDLNQAVAVAAMCLQEEPSARPLISDVLTTLSFLTTTPVECIPAPIPTPTTEEAYEILDSERSSKPQEADNEEGQETNNSDHESGESSESEDSDSSENEDESPDTSASSSSKSSSGSNEGSVCSSYRSSKRSPSSHGSGSSRRSSSNRSNRLSSSASSSRKSSEGSTSLDQKDSMESITRSSTKGSRDGSFSLSCRSSSKAAQSEIFSFRRNDSIGSEGSQGRSECLEQSYSIGSQDGIISSLS, from the exons ATGAGTTGTTTTCCGTGTTTCACATCCCAGAGGACTAAGAAATCGAGTTCTAGGAATGAGAACGGCGAATCACGTAATGTTAGTGGTGCAAAATCACCTG aGAACAAGAAAGAAGACGAAGATAAATATATCAATGCTAAGAGTTTTACATTCCGTGAGTTGGCAAGTGCAACAAAGAACTTTAGGCAAGAATGTCTTTTAGGCGAAGGGGGATTTGGAAGAGTCTACAAGGGGACAATTCTGGCTACTGGACAG GTTGTGGCTGTTAAGCAACTCGATAGGAATGGACTTCAAGGGAACAAGGATTTCTTATCAGAAGTTTCGACTCTAAGTCTCATACACCATCCAAATTTGGTCAATCTTATTGGGTACTGTGCAGATGGAGATCAGAGACTTCTGGTGTATGAATACGTGGCTGGGAGATGTTTAAACAACCATCTTCTTG ACAGGGAACCAAATCAGAAAGTGTTAGATTGGTTTACAAGGATTAAAATCGGATTTGGAATAGCTACAGGGTTGGAGTACTTGCATGAGAAAGCTAATCCTCCAGTTATATACCGTGATTTAAAGTCTGCAAATGTGTTGTTAGATGATGACTTGAACCCCAAGCTTTCTGATTTTGGATTGGCCAATCTTGGACGTGGTGGTGATACGCATATATCATCAAGGGTGATGGGGACATATGGTTACTCTGCCCCAGAGTATACTAGAGGTGGTCAGCTCACACTGCATTCTGATATATACAGTTTTGGAGTTGTTTTTCTTGAGCTCATTACTGGAAGAAAAGCCATTGATACTACAAGACCAAACGCTGAACAAAATCTAGTTTCTTGG GCTCAACCCTTTTTCCGCGATCCAAAGAAGTTTCCAGCACTGGCAGATCCGCTTCTTAATGGGAAATTCCCAGAAAAGGACTTGAATCAAGCTGTTGCAGTAGCTGCAATGTGCCTGCAAGAGGAACCATCAGCTCGTCCGCTGATTAGTGATGTTTTAACAACTCTAAGTTTCCTTACTACAACACCTGTTGAGTGTATCCCTGCTCCTattcctactcctactactgaaGAAGCTTACGAAATTTTGGACAGTGAAAGGAGTTCAAAGCCTCAGGAGGCAGATAATGAAGAGGGTCAGGAAACCAACAATTCAGATCATGAGAGTGGTGAGAGTTCAGAGAGTGAAGATAGTGACAGCTCAGAAAATGAAGATGA ATCACCTGACACAAGTGCTTCATCAAGCTCAAAAAGCAGCTCTGGATCAAACGAGGGAAGTGTTTGTTCAAGTTACAGAAGCAGCAAAAGATCACCATCAAGCCATGGAAGTGGTTCAAGCCGCAGAAGCAGCAGCAACAGATCCAATCGCCTTTCTTCTTCAGCTTCAAGCAGTAGAAAATCAAGTGAAGGAAGTACTTCTTTAGACCAGAAAGACAGCATGGAATCCATAACAAGAAGCAGCACAAAGGGATCAAGGGATGGAAGTTTTTCTTTGAGCTGCAGGAGCAGCAGCAAGGCTGCTCAGAGCGAAATTTTTTCGTTTAGGCGCAATGACAGCATTGGCAGTGAGGGATCACAAGGTAGAAGTGAGTGCCTAGAGCAGAGCTACAGCATAGGATCACAAGATGGGATTATTTCTTCACTCTCGtaa